A region from the Fibrobacter sp. genome encodes:
- a CDS encoding DUF1540 domain-containing protein produces MSRIIDCEAINCVYNKGKKCHTLAITVGDELEASCDTFFPAENKGGFTDINGGVGACKISNCEYNDAFECTASGIHVITHANHADCGTYQPKKT; encoded by the coding sequence ATGTCCAGAATAATTGATTGTGAAGCTATCAACTGTGTGTACAACAAAGGTAAAAAGTGTCACACACTTGCAATTACAGTAGGTGATGAATTGGAGGCCTCATGTGACACCTTCTTTCCGGCAGAGAACAAGGGAGGTTTTACCGACATAAACGGCGGAGTAGGCGCATGTAAAATATCAAACTGTGAGTATAATGACGCCTTTGAATGCACCGCGTCCGGAATCCACGTTATCACACACGCCAACCATGCCGATTGCGGCACTTATCAGCCTAAAAAGACTTAA